The genomic stretch AACTGCAACACAAAATCGTTTGGGTCTCCAGAAATATAAACGGTGACTCTGTCTAAAACTTCATGTACATATGTAGGTCTGGCAGTAATTTTTTGCGCTTTTGTCTTCTCTTCTCTAATTGTCCTAAAAAGTTTCTTCTCAAAGAATCGCTCAACCCATTCACTTAAGAGCATGAGATCAACGTTTCTACCAGTGTATCGGTTTTCCGTGCAGCATTCCTCCTTTCTAATCACTCTTTTGCTAAAGTAATGCTTCCCTTTAAGCATTTTTGAAACAAGACAAACAAATTCAAGAAGAGGAGTTGCATGGCTTAAAGCTTATATAAACAATACTTCTTGTTACTCTATAAGATCTAAGATCTGTTGATAGCAAAAACAAGAAGATGTGAGTGATCAAGCATGGCGATACTTGACGTTCAGAATTTGTCCACTTACTACTTAATAGGCGAAGGATATGTAAAGGCTGTAGAAGGCGTTAGTTTTCAACTGGAAAAGGGAGAAGCCATGGGGTTGGCAGGAGAGTCTGGATGCGGTAAGACCACTGTCGCTCTTTCTTTACTTAAAATTCTACCTTCAAATGGTAGAATAATCAATGGAAAAATTTTGGTGAGAAACACCGACGTTGTCAGCTTGAGCGAGGTTGAAATGCGGAAACGCATCAGATGGAAGGTGATATCAATGATATTTCAAGGCGCCATGAACGCTTTGAACCCACTTTATAAAGTAGGCGATCAAATCGTTGAAGCCATTAGATTGCATGAACCCGAAGTATTCAGGAAAGAAGCAAAAGAAAGAGCCGCAAAACTTCTAGAAATGGTAGGGATAGACGCTTCAAGAGTAGATAATTTTCCTCACGAGTTTAGTGGGGGAATGAAACAACGAGCATTGATAGCTATGTCTCTGTGTAACAATCCAGATGTGGTCATCGCCGACGAGCCAGGAACAGCTCTAGACGTTATTGTACAAGCACAGGTTCTAAGATTGATGAGAGAGCTAAAAGATAGATTGAATTTGTCAATCATTATGATATCCCATGACCTTTCAATGATTGCCGAGATATGTCAGAAGATTTGTATTATGTATGCGGGATACTTAGTCGAGCACGGAGACATCGTGAAAATCTTCAAGAAACCATTGCACCCATATACTGTAGATCTGATAGGATCTTTTCCAAGTATTCACGCTGAAAAGCAAGAAATGATATCCATTCCAGGTTCCCCACCAGACCTTTTTGACCCACCTCCTGCGTGTAGATTTCACCCGAGATGTAAATACGCCATGGATATATGTAAGAAAGAGGTGCCTAAACTGCTCAAAATATCAAAGGATCATTTTGTAGCGTGCCATTTGGTTAAAGACTAAAAGAGGATGCAACACATGGAAGATCTAATAATAAAGGCTGAAAATCTGAAAAAGTGGTTTCCCATTAAGGTGGGGTTCTTTCGAACAGTTTTTTCGAAGGAGGAACTGGCTGTACGTGCTGTGGATGACGTTTCATTTGACATAAGAAAGAGTGAAATTTTCGGCTTGGCTGGAGAAAGCGGTAGCGGAAAGACCACTACGGGGAGACTTTTACTGAGACTAATTGAACCTACTGGTGGAAAAATCTACTTTAAAGGTAAAGACATTACGTCAATTCCAGAATCCGAGATGAAATCGTTTCGACGGAAAATGCAGATAATCTTTCAAGACCCTTATGAGTCGTTAAACCCTAGAATGACTACAAGAGACATAGTTGCTGAGCCTTTGAGATTATTGCAGGAAACAATCACCCCGGATCAGGTAGATAGAAGAGTAAATCAAGTGCTGGAGGATGTTGAATTGACCCCTCCCCAGAAGTTTGTCCTAAGATATCCTCATGAACTCAGTGGGGGACAAAGGCAAAGAGTCGCCGTTGCAAGGGCTTTCGCTATAACCCCTGAGTTTATAGTTGCAGATGAGCCTGTGTCCATGCTTGATGTCTCTATTAGAGCTGAAATCCTGCGCCTTATGATTTCCATGGTGGAGAAATATGCTTCCTCGTTCCTCTACATAACCCATGACTTAGCCCTTTCACGTCATATGTGTGACCGTCTTGGCATAATGTACTTGGGTAAAATCATGGAGATGAGTGAGACGGAAAAGGTTGTTTTTGAGCCTCTTCATCCTTATACAAAGGCGTTGATTGAGGCTGTACCAGTTCCTGATCCTACGGCTAAACGTGTTGAAACGGTTATCAAGGGAGAGATTCCGAGTCCCATTAATCCGCCTTCTGGCTGCAGATTCCATACTCGTTGTCCTGCCTACATAGGAGATATATGCCGTACGAAAGAACCGCAGTTGATCAATGTTGGTAAGAACCACTACGTTGCTTGTCACCTTTACAGTTCAGAAAAATAACACTTTCTTCTTTCTATGTTGCTTGTAGTTGAGGCTTAAGCATGTGCGTTAGATCATTTTTGTCTATCTTTTCTTCGTGACTTGTATGATTGTTTGGTACTCGCCGCCCAGATAGATAGGAAAGCGCCTCCGACGATCAATGCTACTCCAACTGGCAGAAGGTTGCCAAAAGAGTATTCCTTTTTCAAAACTATTCTCCATAAGTCAAGGTGTGGCAAGTGTGCGTCAGGAGGGTAATAATACCTTGCCATTGCGATACCATAGCTGTACACGTATGCTGTGTAATTGCCGTCGTGTTGTGTCTCTCCGCCTAGATTCTCTGGAGAATCATTGGAGGTTCCCAGTTTAGATTTATCGACAATTAGGCCTTCGCTTTCTGATTCAAGAGTAATATTGAGTTCTGGTCTTTTTGTGACTAAGTTTACCCGAAAATCAGCTTTCAGAGTGGTATTACCACCTGTTGGATCGGTGATGTTTATCCAAATTCTAGCGATAGCCGGAACGCCATTCGGGATGTCTATCAGTTTAGGTCCTGCAAATGCTACAAATATTTTTTCACCCCTGTCAAATTGCTTCGAGATTTTCCATTGTCCGTAACGTAGATCCTTAACTATTTCCACTAGCTGGTTCTCAGGAGTTTCAATGGCATGATTAGCCAATGAAAAGATTATGATTCCTGCGAACAGAATGATGAACCCAACACTGAGTGGAATTTTTCTCAATTTATCACCTTAGTGTTTGTTTAGGTAATCGAAGACGCTTTTGATATTAAGTCTTTCTGATTGATGGTGTGGTTTTTTTGTTTAGTATGCTTGTTTGGTGATTAGCATGTGTGCTTGTGCTGGGTGTCGGTAAGCATGTACTGCTGGGGTTTTCTAGACAAATTAGATAATAGAGAAATCTTCCAGAAACCTTTAATTATAGAAGTGGTAGTTGTAATAATTGCTGAAGAGAAAGGAGAAAAAAATAGATGAAACTAAAGATGGAGAAAGCTATTAGCATATTGCTTACATCGACACTTTTGCTCAGCTTATTCATGGCACTAACACCCTCAGTATTTGCACAGACGACCATTGTCAGGTTCTTTCCTCAACCCTCACCACAAGCCGAACTCACGAGTAACGGTCAAACGTTCACCGTTGCTTGCGTAGTCGAAGACGTTACAAACCTTTACGGTTTGGACATTCAAATAGCATGGAACACGACTTACCTTGAATACGTAAGTCACGAAAAAACTGGAACTGTCGAAGATTATCCAAATCCTATTCCGCCAAGCCCCTACGCAGGAATCATCCACGCGGCAGCGTTCTGGCTTAAAGACGACGTTAACGAAACAGCGGGAACGTACTGGTTGGCCGGCAGCTCTCTGGCTCCAGCACCATCCTTCAACGGTAGCGGAACAGCCTTCGTAATGACTTTCAGGGCAATTAACCTGCCCTTCGGCGACCCCCTACAGTTCTTCTACACGTACCTGAACTTCGTGGCAATTGACCTTGCTGCAGGCGGTGGTGGTTCACTCGGATTCAATAGCGAGGACGGTGTGATTAAACACTGGTATCTTGAAAGAGTTATTCCTCCGTGGCCTCTGCTGAAGATA from Candidatus Bathyarchaeota archaeon encodes the following:
- a CDS encoding ABC transporter ATP-binding protein, whose translation is MAILDVQNLSTYYLIGEGYVKAVEGVSFQLEKGEAMGLAGESGCGKTTVALSLLKILPSNGRIINGKILVRNTDVVSLSEVEMRKRIRWKVISMIFQGAMNALNPLYKVGDQIVEAIRLHEPEVFRKEAKERAAKLLEMVGIDASRVDNFPHEFSGGMKQRALIAMSLCNNPDVVIADEPGTALDVIVQAQVLRLMRELKDRLNLSIIMISHDLSMIAEICQKICIMYAGYLVEHGDIVKIFKKPLHPYTVDLIGSFPSIHAEKQEMISIPGSPPDLFDPPPACRFHPRCKYAMDICKKEVPKLLKISKDHFVACHLVKD
- a CDS encoding ABC transporter ATP-binding protein — translated: MEDLIIKAENLKKWFPIKVGFFRTVFSKEELAVRAVDDVSFDIRKSEIFGLAGESGSGKTTTGRLLLRLIEPTGGKIYFKGKDITSIPESEMKSFRRKMQIIFQDPYESLNPRMTTRDIVAEPLRLLQETITPDQVDRRVNQVLEDVELTPPQKFVLRYPHELSGGQRQRVAVARAFAITPEFIVADEPVSMLDVSIRAEILRLMISMVEKYASSFLYITHDLALSRHMCDRLGIMYLGKIMEMSETEKVVFEPLHPYTKALIEAVPVPDPTAKRVETVIKGEIPSPINPPSGCRFHTRCPAYIGDICRTKEPQLINVGKNHYVACHLYSSEK